In Dyadobacter sp. NIV53, a single window of DNA contains:
- a CDS encoding sensor histidine kinase, which produces MTGSISGTKQKFWNFSPGFFLINFLIAFGITFSFCPVCYSSLDGLKQIWESFFISFIISMTLSYGSSRFERYFDKQIPWIHYPAKRMILETLSYMTYAFCSTYVIIVLFVLLRNRSYTLNNLPWKELVSDTKMPMILAFVISATFISRSFLIEWRKAAIETEQLKTERYAQQYQSLKDQLNPHFLFNSLNVLNNLVYDNPDMASRFIGQLSKIYRYVLDVQQEELVELQKELEFAENYLSLQKIRFEEGLQYKIQVDKNKTGFLPPLSLQLLLENAIKHNIASMANPLYIDIMLDGNFLIIKNNLQVRSSLPEDSAGIGLPNIRKRYELLSSENMSAEDVNGYFVVKLPLLKLS; this is translated from the coding sequence ATGACTGGTTCAATCTCCGGAACAAAGCAGAAATTCTGGAATTTCTCCCCCGGTTTTTTTCTGATCAATTTTTTAATAGCATTTGGCATTACCTTTTCTTTTTGCCCTGTTTGTTATTCAAGCCTGGACGGTTTGAAACAAATCTGGGAGAGCTTTTTCATTTCCTTTATCATTTCCATGACATTAAGTTATGGGAGTTCCAGATTCGAAAGATATTTTGACAAGCAAATTCCATGGATCCATTATCCTGCGAAAAGGATGATCCTGGAAACACTTTCTTACATGACCTATGCATTTTGTTCAACCTATGTCATCATTGTACTTTTTGTATTGCTGAGAAACCGGAGCTATACTTTAAACAATCTCCCATGGAAGGAGCTCGTATCAGACACGAAAATGCCTATGATTCTGGCTTTTGTAATTAGTGCTACTTTTATCAGCCGTTCATTTTTAATCGAATGGCGTAAAGCAGCTATTGAAACGGAGCAACTCAAAACAGAGAGATACGCCCAGCAATATCAGTCACTGAAAGATCAGCTGAATCCGCATTTTCTTTTTAATTCACTAAATGTGCTGAATAATCTGGTATATGACAATCCGGATATGGCTTCCAGATTTATTGGGCAGCTATCTAAAATCTATCGTTATGTGCTAGATGTGCAGCAGGAAGAGCTGGTTGAGCTGCAAAAAGAACTTGAATTTGCGGAAAACTATTTATCGTTACAAAAAATACGTTTTGAAGAAGGATTACAGTACAAAATTCAGGTTGATAAAAATAAAACAGGTTTTTTACCTCCACTTTCTTTACAATTGTTATTGGAAAATGCGATCAAGCATAACATTGCTTCCATGGCAAATCCACTTTACATTGACATCATGTTAGATGGAAATTTTTTGATTATAAAAAATAATCTGCAGGTTAGAAGCAGCCTGCCAGAAGATTCAGCAGGAATTGGATTGCCAAATATCAGAAAGCGATATGAATTATTGAGCAGCGAAAATATGTCTGCCGAAGATGTGAATGGTTATTTCGTAGTTAAACTGCCACTGTTGAAATTGTCGTAG
- a CDS encoding ATP-binding protein, which translates to MYERSELQEIINRSKEPRRFIQVLIGPRQVGKTTLILQLIKKITIPTLFEAADLVPVSGSVWLEQVWENARFQMDRQNTNEFILIIDEIQKIGNWSEIVKQLWDADTRAGRNMKVILLGSSRLLIQQGLTESLGGRFETTYLGHWNYTEMKDAFGWTAKQYAWFGGYPGSASLIEDEKRWKNYVSNALIETSVSKDILMLTRVDKPALMKRLFEIGCLYSGQIVAFIKLQGQLKDAGNTTTLSHYLTLLDTAGLLGGLEKYAGDTIRKRSSSPKFQVHNTALISAQRNETFDEITQRLSDWGRIVESAVGAHLMNFSLIEGYGLHYWRNGDKEVDFVLEKGGKLIGLEVKSGSGNNTAGMEAFKKDFNPDKVLLIGSNGLPWEEFLEINPVQLF; encoded by the coding sequence ATGTACGAAAGATCTGAGTTACAGGAGATTATAAATAGAAGTAAAGAGCCAAGACGTTTTATTCAGGTTTTAATTGGCCCGCGACAAGTAGGTAAAACAACACTCATATTACAATTGATCAAAAAGATCACTATTCCTACTCTTTTTGAGGCAGCAGATCTTGTACCAGTCTCAGGTTCTGTGTGGTTGGAACAGGTTTGGGAAAACGCCCGGTTTCAAATGGATCGCCAGAATACTAATGAGTTCATATTGATCATTGACGAAATTCAAAAGATTGGTAATTGGAGTGAAATTGTTAAACAATTATGGGATGCAGACACACGTGCAGGCAGAAATATGAAAGTGATTCTTTTGGGTTCATCGCGGTTGTTAATTCAGCAAGGACTTACAGAATCGCTGGGTGGCAGGTTTGAAACTACTTATCTGGGACACTGGAATTACACAGAAATGAAGGACGCCTTTGGCTGGACTGCCAAACAATATGCATGGTTTGGTGGTTATCCGGGTTCTGCCTCGCTGATAGAGGATGAAAAAAGATGGAAAAACTATGTGTCTAATGCATTAATTGAAACAAGTGTATCTAAGGATATTTTAATGCTGACCCGGGTAGACAAACCGGCTTTAATGAAACGTCTGTTCGAAATTGGTTGCTTGTATTCCGGCCAGATTGTGGCTTTTATAAAATTGCAGGGCCAGTTAAAAGATGCAGGAAATACAACAACACTATCACATTATCTTACCTTACTGGACACAGCAGGGTTGTTAGGCGGACTAGAAAAATATGCCGGTGATACTATTCGGAAAAGATCTTCCAGCCCTAAATTTCAGGTTCATAATACTGCCTTGATCAGTGCACAACGCAACGAAACATTTGACGAAATTACGCAACGTCTTTCAGACTGGGGACGAATCGTGGAATCGGCAGTAGGAGCACATTTGATGAATTTTTCATTGATTGAGGGATACGGTTTACATTATTGGCGTAATGGCGACAAAGAGGTTGATTTTGTTCTGGAAAAAGGAGGGAAGCTGATTGGTCTTGAAGTCAAAAGTGGTTCCGGAAATAATACAGCTGGAATGGAAGCATTTAAAAAGGATTTTAATCCGGATAAAGTACTACTGATTGGGAGTAACGGTTTGCCCTGGGAAGAATTTTTAGAAATAAATCCTGTACAACTTTTTTAG
- a CDS encoding LytTR family DNA-binding domain-containing protein, which produces MQILIIEDENLAAKRLIKLLKEQLPDSVIHGNLDTITASVDWLKSNPEPDLIFLDIQLADGISFEIFEKLTINSPIIFCTAFDQYAIKAFKLNSIDYLLKPVDPEELKNALNKFQSGRKAPAITLDQIKNLLHPTQKTFKSRFLVKLGERIQTVVIQDIAFFYSEDKVTLLQTRQGKKYIIDYTLDEVEEMVDPQYFFRLNRKYVSGINAIKEVFTYSNSRLKIHLENCNDNDILISREKMGLFKSWLGQ; this is translated from the coding sequence ATGCAGATCCTGATCATTGAAGACGAAAACCTGGCTGCGAAACGCCTGATAAAACTGTTGAAAGAGCAATTACCGGATTCAGTAATCCACGGTAATCTCGATACGATAACTGCTTCCGTAGACTGGCTTAAAAGCAATCCTGAACCCGATCTGATTTTTTTGGATATTCAGCTTGCTGATGGCATTAGTTTTGAAATATTTGAAAAACTAACAATCAATTCACCAATTATATTCTGCACCGCTTTTGATCAGTATGCCATTAAAGCATTTAAATTAAACAGCATTGATTACTTGCTGAAACCTGTTGATCCGGAAGAACTCAAAAATGCTTTAAACAAATTTCAATCTGGTAGAAAAGCGCCTGCTATTACACTTGATCAAATAAAAAACCTGCTTCATCCCACTCAGAAAACCTTTAAAAGCCGTTTTTTAGTAAAACTTGGAGAACGGATTCAAACTGTTGTTATACAGGATATTGCCTTCTTTTACAGTGAAGACAAAGTAACTCTTTTACAAACAAGACAAGGGAAAAAATACATCATTGATTATACACTCGATGAAGTGGAGGAAATGGTAGATCCACAATATTTTTTTCGGTTGAACAGGAAATACGTTAGTGGGATCAATGCTATTAAAGAGGTTTTTACATATTCAAACAGCCGCCTGAAAATTCACCTGGAAAATTGTAATGACAATGATATCCTTATCAGCCGGGAAAAAATGGGTCTGTTCAAAAGCTGGCTCGGGCAATAG
- a CDS encoding DUF1456 family protein — translation MTNNDILKKLRVALHLRNDEIIAILALVNFKVTASELGALFRKEGHENYKPCGDQLLRNFLNGLIIHMRGPLEEGAKPHED, via the coding sequence ATGACTAATAACGATATTCTTAAAAAGCTTCGTGTAGCGCTCCATCTTCGTAATGATGAAATAATAGCAATTCTTGCCTTAGTAAATTTTAAAGTGACCGCCAGTGAACTGGGAGCCTTGTTTCGCAAAGAAGGGCATGAAAATTACAAACCATGCGGAGACCAGTTACTACGCAATTTCCTGAATGGCCTTATTATTCATATGAGAGGCCCGCTGGAAGAAGGTGCAAAGCCGCACGAAGACTAA
- a CDS encoding TonB-dependent receptor: MKNLLTALILLFAMAAGAQTQITGKVTDRKGVSVPGANVYIKGTYDGTSSDAEGNFLFSTNEKGKQVLTIQSIGFKVVENEIDCSGQPVVMNTSLSESINLLTAVTITAGAMEASDKSKAVVLKPLDIVTTSGAMGDITAAFLTLPGTSTVGNDGRLFVRGGDASETAIFIDGLQVGNAFGSTVSNVPTRTRFSPNLFKGSFFSTGGYSAEFGQALSSALSLNTIDLPLRSQGDLSIMSVGGGYTQTLAGKNNALTASANYFNLAPYQGLVKQKFDWEKSPSGWDTEVSLRQKWGKAGFIKAYVHTEGGGMTIWQKVAGQDGRGQRVELSNRYSYGNLSFRQVGKNDWFFSGGIAFSHNRDAISLDTTPVRQVTQLVHSKFVATKDFSPQFSLKNGLEWYVKSYSEALIIDNKKRDITDNQFNHFIEATYYFSNRLIAVAGLRSGYSTAANLYWLTPRVSVAYKLNRGQFSIAAGRFRQLPDEKLRVLQNDLKNTEATHYILNYFLANYNRTFRAESFYKIYHNLLTYKGEIGNPQGIALHDLTLSGSGYARGADFFYRDKTTLKGTDFWVTYSFVDSKRKFATYETKVQPSFAPKHNGSVVVKRFVSTLKSQLGSSWSWNSGYPFNNPNLPGEMQGKTKMYSDLSVSWSYLPRPNIILHAACSNILGTSNVFGYKYASQPDETGTFASLPVGQGAKRFAFIGLFITLSKDKNANQLNNL; the protein is encoded by the coding sequence ATGAAAAATTTACTGACAGCACTTATTTTATTATTTGCAATGGCAGCAGGTGCTCAAACACAGATTACGGGCAAAGTCACTGATCGTAAAGGAGTTTCAGTTCCCGGAGCCAATGTGTATATAAAAGGAACTTACGACGGAACTTCATCGGATGCGGAAGGTAATTTTCTGTTTAGCACCAATGAAAAAGGAAAACAGGTCTTAACTATTCAATCTATTGGTTTCAAGGTTGTTGAAAATGAAATTGATTGTTCGGGGCAACCGGTTGTAATGAATACTTCTTTATCCGAAAGCATCAACTTGCTGACTGCCGTTACAATTACAGCCGGAGCAATGGAAGCCAGTGATAAAAGTAAAGCAGTGGTATTGAAACCCCTGGATATTGTAACAACTTCGGGAGCCATGGGTGATATTACCGCGGCATTTCTCACTTTACCCGGAACTTCAACCGTAGGAAACGACGGAAGATTGTTTGTCAGAGGTGGCGATGCTTCTGAAACAGCCATTTTTATTGATGGTTTGCAGGTTGGAAATGCTTTCGGCAGCACTGTTTCCAATGTACCTACACGCACACGTTTCAGTCCTAATCTTTTTAAAGGTTCATTTTTCAGTACCGGCGGATATTCGGCGGAATTTGGCCAGGCGTTATCATCCGCATTATCGCTTAATACGATTGATCTGCCTTTGAGAAGTCAGGGCGATTTGAGCATAATGTCTGTAGGCGGAGGTTACACACAAACACTTGCTGGAAAAAATAATGCACTTACCGCTTCGGCCAATTATTTCAATCTGGCACCTTATCAGGGATTGGTAAAACAAAAATTTGACTGGGAAAAAAGTCCGTCAGGTTGGGATACAGAGGTATCATTAAGGCAAAAATGGGGAAAAGCAGGTTTTATCAAAGCGTACGTACACACGGAAGGTGGCGGAATGACGATCTGGCAAAAGGTAGCCGGACAGGACGGAAGAGGCCAAAGGGTAGAGCTCAGCAACAGGTATTCATATGGAAATCTGTCGTTTCGCCAGGTTGGTAAGAACGACTGGTTTTTCTCAGGTGGGATTGCGTTTTCACATAACCGTGATGCAATTAGCCTTGATACGACGCCGGTTCGCCAGGTTACCCAACTTGTTCATTCCAAATTTGTGGCAACCAAAGATTTTAGTCCTCAGTTTTCGTTAAAAAACGGATTGGAATGGTATGTGAAATCTTATTCTGAGGCTTTAATTATTGATAATAAAAAACGAGATATAACTGATAACCAGTTTAATCACTTTATCGAAGCTACTTACTATTTCAGTAACAGGCTGATTGCTGTTGCAGGATTACGAAGTGGATACAGTACAGCAGCAAACCTGTATTGGCTGACACCGCGTGTTTCGGTTGCTTATAAGCTGAATCGGGGACAGTTTTCTATTGCTGCCGGGAGATTCAGGCAATTGCCGGACGAAAAGCTGCGGGTGTTACAAAACGATTTGAAAAACACAGAGGCGACCCATTATATTCTTAACTATTTTCTTGCCAATTATAACCGCACCTTCCGTGCAGAATCATTTTACAAGATTTATCATAATCTGTTAACATACAAAGGTGAGATTGGTAATCCACAAGGAATTGCGCTCCATGATCTTACTCTGTCAGGTTCAGGTTATGCAAGAGGTGCTGATTTTTTCTACCGGGATAAAACGACATTGAAAGGAACTGATTTTTGGGTCACTTACAGCTTTGTTGACAGCAAAAGAAAATTTGCCACTTATGAAACCAAGGTACAGCCTTCTTTTGCGCCAAAACACAATGGCTCGGTCGTAGTCAAACGCTTCGTGAGTACGCTGAAATCCCAGCTCGGAAGTTCCTGGTCCTGGAATAGCGGTTATCCGTTCAATAATCCCAATCTGCCAGGAGAAATGCAGGGGAAAACCAAAATGTACAGCGATCTGAGTGTAAGCTGGAGTTATCTGCCCAGGCCGAATATCATTCTGCATGCAGCTTGTTCTAATATTCTGGGAACCTCAAATGTATTCGGATATAAATATGCAAGTCAGCCGGATGAAACGGGAACATTTGCAAGCTTGCCAGTGGGACAAGGAGCGAAAAGATTTGCGTTCATTGGTTTGTTTATTACACTTTCCAAAGACAAAAATGCGAATCAGCTGAACAATTTATAA